Proteins encoded by one window of Mercenaria mercenaria strain notata chromosome 4, MADL_Memer_1, whole genome shotgun sequence:
- the LOC123552326 gene encoding uncharacterized protein LOC123552326, giving the protein MALKSKKSVSKMQLTPDAGQFEMDVHDGIEGLKLDTGKNFDDLKSKEEGQDATDVAQDEADIGFKDLESTGAPNIYVGKRNFIHQLMDVALLMANVSQLKSLLSMDKGDKYYFILLAFICSSIVLQVAFTICMLIIWSIEKKLQDHLTESPKESHPVDESRRILAERLDKFGNILVLLIIVSNVFITGFGVEEHGDPGSQKEPGRVERVLLLLNGTKVKL; this is encoded by the exons ATGGCACTCAAAAGTAAAAAGTCTGTAAGCAAGATGCAGCTGACACCCGACGCCGGACAGTTTGAAATGGATGTACACGATGGAATTGAAGGACTGAAACTTGATACCGGAAAGAACTTTGACGATTTGAAATCTAAAGAAGAAGGTCAGGACGCCACCGATGTTGCACAGGACGAGGCAGATATAGGATTCAAA GATTTAGAAAGCACGGGTGCTCCTAATATTTACGTCGGAAAGCGTAACTTTATCCACCAACTGATGGACGTGGCACTTCTCATGGCAAATGTTTCCCAACTGAAATCGCTCTTATCCATGGACAAAggggataaatactattttattcTCCTCGCCTTCATTTGTAGTTCCATAGTACTCCAAGTAGCATTCACAATATGTATGCTAATAATTTGGTCCATAGAAAAGAAACTACAAGATCACCTAACAGAATCTCCAAAAGAAAGTCACCCAGTGGACGAAAGTCGAAGAATTCTGGCAGAAAGACTGGACAAATTTGGAAATATCTTGGTACTACTGATTATAGTGTCTAATGTTTTTATAACCGGGTTTGGGGTTGAGGAACACGGGGATCCAGGAAGCCAAAAAGAGCCAGGAAGAGTCGAAAGGGTTTTACTTCTGTTAAATGGAACGAAGGTCAAGCTTTGA